The Streptomyces kanamyceticus genome window below encodes:
- a CDS encoding O-methyltransferase → MTQQQWNSVDDYFTGLLAPSDDTLTAALRDSDAAGLPQINVAPNQGKLLQLLAQVQGARRILEIGTLGGYSTIWLGRALPADGHLVTLEYSPEHASVARGNLARAGLDKIAEVRVGPALDSLTALAAEHPDPFDLVFIDADKANNPHYVEWALKLTRPGSLIVLDNVVRGGAVTDGTSTDASVRGTRAALELMANHPKLSATALQTVGTKGYDGFALARVQD, encoded by the coding sequence ATGACTCAGCAGCAGTGGAACTCCGTCGACGACTACTTCACCGGCCTCCTCGCCCCGTCCGACGACACCCTGACCGCCGCCCTGCGCGACAGCGACGCGGCCGGACTCCCGCAGATCAACGTCGCCCCGAACCAAGGCAAGTTGCTCCAGCTGCTCGCCCAGGTCCAGGGCGCCCGCCGCATCCTGGAGATCGGCACGCTCGGCGGCTACAGCACCATCTGGCTGGGCCGCGCGCTGCCCGCCGACGGCCACCTCGTCACCCTCGAATACAGCCCCGAGCACGCCTCCGTGGCCCGCGGCAACCTCGCCCGCGCCGGACTCGACAAGATCGCGGAGGTCCGTGTCGGCCCCGCCCTCGACTCGCTCACCGCACTCGCCGCCGAGCACCCCGACCCCTTCGACCTCGTCTTCATCGACGCGGACAAGGCCAACAACCCGCACTACGTGGAGTGGGCGCTCAAGCTGACCAGGCCCGGCAGCCTGATCGTCCTCGACAACGTCGTACGCGGCGGCGCCGTCACGGACGGCACCAGCACCGACGCGAGCGTGCGGGGCACCCGCGCCGCGCTGGAACTCATGGCGAACCACCCGAAGTTGAGCGCCACGGCGCTGCAGACGGTGGGCACCAAGGGGTACGACGGCTTCGCGCTGGCCCGCGTACAAGACTGA
- a CDS encoding FHA domain-containing protein, producing the protein MLELTMASVSGADSGATAGMHMADASSEPGAVLRVGRDRSLCGLVTPDDWLFVSRAHLEFRCGPDGGWAVTWLRGSNPDPASEVRVVSQGMARPLVYGATEPLPRGGSGEVVIQDRSGPRSVNVGFFHEG; encoded by the coding sequence GTGCTGGAGCTGACCATGGCCTCGGTGTCCGGGGCCGATTCCGGCGCGACCGCGGGCATGCACATGGCCGACGCGTCGAGCGAGCCGGGCGCGGTGCTGCGGGTGGGGCGCGACCGGAGCCTGTGCGGGCTCGTGACGCCCGACGACTGGCTGTTCGTGTCCCGTGCGCACCTGGAGTTCCGCTGCGGGCCCGACGGAGGCTGGGCGGTGACCTGGCTGCGCGGCTCGAACCCCGACCCGGCATCCGAGGTACGGGTGGTGTCGCAGGGCATGGCGCGGCCCCTCGTGTACGGGGCGACGGAACCGCTTCCCCGAGGCGGTTCCGGCGAGGTCGTCATCCAGGACAGGTCGGGGCCGCGCAGCGTGAACGTGGGCTTTTTCCACGAGGGTTGA
- a CDS encoding sporulation protein, whose translation MNREPNAQLISLMDEAQVSNKGLAKRMRDLGRQRGTDLGTTHVAVQRWRSGAGIQPQTAAIMADALSVKLGRRVTPADLGFFGQTEPPTPLDVNYQQSLPDVLTMLDGLAQERPESVDGTGLIVAESDLSAAVLSWMVARPDGVQADRPASQRVGMRDVRAVRTAADMFMRLDFLYGGGHGHKALRHYFRHEVLPLLSASYSEKVGNSLFGAAAEISQLLAWTAYDSGNHTLSHRYLISTLRLTKVIDDRMFGARILSNLSHQANYLGNHAQAIQLARAGVEGAHGKATPRAMALFSAMEARALSNAGDPIGAGRAMNEAERAFERADTAEDPQWLGYFDSAELMGEFCHCFRDLKQRREAVAHAQRAVDNTDPQYARTLGFCRMVLAQSQLLNGELEAAVTTASLAVDGGDTLQSARFQRYVNDFQHEVSEHSANATVAAFNEKVREAIARLDDE comes from the coding sequence ATGAACCGAGAGCCGAACGCGCAACTGATCTCACTCATGGACGAGGCCCAGGTCTCGAACAAGGGCCTGGCCAAGCGCATGCGCGATCTCGGGCGGCAGCGCGGAACCGACCTCGGAACAACACACGTTGCGGTTCAGCGATGGCGGTCCGGGGCCGGTATCCAACCGCAAACAGCCGCAATCATGGCGGACGCGCTGAGCGTCAAACTCGGTCGCCGAGTCACCCCCGCCGATCTCGGGTTCTTCGGCCAGACCGAACCACCGACACCGCTGGACGTCAACTACCAGCAGTCCCTACCCGACGTGTTGACCATGCTTGACGGCCTGGCCCAGGAGCGACCGGAATCCGTGGACGGCACCGGCTTGATCGTGGCCGAGAGCGACCTCAGTGCCGCCGTCCTGTCCTGGATGGTCGCGCGCCCCGATGGCGTCCAGGCCGACAGGCCCGCGTCCCAGCGCGTCGGCATGCGCGACGTACGAGCCGTCAGAACCGCCGCCGACATGTTCATGCGCCTCGACTTCCTGTACGGCGGGGGCCACGGCCACAAGGCGCTGCGCCACTACTTCCGCCACGAGGTCCTGCCACTGCTCAGCGCCAGCTACAGCGAGAAGGTCGGCAACTCCCTGTTCGGCGCCGCGGCCGAGATCTCCCAACTGCTCGCATGGACGGCGTACGACAGCGGAAACCACACGCTCTCGCACCGCTACCTGATCTCGACACTCCGCCTCACGAAGGTCATCGACGACCGGATGTTCGGTGCCCGCATCCTGTCCAACCTCAGCCATCAGGCGAACTACCTCGGCAACCACGCCCAGGCCATCCAGCTCGCCCGCGCAGGCGTCGAGGGCGCGCACGGCAAGGCGACTCCCCGAGCCATGGCGCTGTTCTCCGCGATGGAGGCCCGCGCGTTGTCCAACGCCGGAGATCCCATCGGTGCGGGCCGAGCCATGAACGAGGCCGAGCGCGCCTTCGAGCGGGCCGACACGGCCGAAGATCCCCAATGGCTCGGCTACTTCGACTCCGCCGAGCTCATGGGCGAGTTCTGCCACTGCTTCCGCGACCTCAAGCAGCGACGCGAAGCCGTCGCGCACGCTCAGCGAGCGGTGGACAACACCGACCCGCAGTACGCGCGCACTCTCGGCTTCTGCCGCATGGTGCTAGCCCAAAGCCAGTTGCTGAACGGCGAGTTGGAAGCCGCTGTCACCACCGCCAGCCTGGCCGTCGACGGCGGCGACACCCTCCAGTCCGCCCGCTTCCAGCGCTACGTGAACGACTTCCAGCACGAGGTCAGCGAGCACTCGGCGAACGCCACGGTGGCAGCTTTCAACGAGAAGGTCCGCGAGGCAATCGCCCGCCTGGACGACGAGTAG
- a CDS encoding FtsK/SpoIIIE domain-containing protein translates to MGAILVAFALAVLAWVFVVADLLRRHRPAWHWYVTGYPLTAWRVLLTWRKVAMLNDLAVSRRPPRGLVGDLIVKGDPLRPVAPRISFPRATPMGLSVAVRLHAGQTPATFMKAAEALVHAWKVHAVRVTSPERGLVLLTATASDPLARPGLASAPAALLSALIGALESGGAWVMDLRLVPHWLIAGATRSGKSTLLARLITQLAPQDVALVGIDCKGGMELGLFAGRLSALTTCRREAVAVLAALVVDMQDRMRDCRAAGVRSIWELPDKLRPVPVVVIVDELAELYLSDGSRESKAEADQCSTLLLRLAQLGAALGMHLVVAGQRVGSDLGPGVTALRAQLGGRICHRVNDPGTAEMTLGDLNKDAVAVAQSITAEEQGVAVCTGPDGGWSRARSHLTTTEEAMATARKHAALTPLLPAIDRALAAPGGDAK, encoded by the coding sequence ATGGGTGCCATCCTCGTCGCCTTCGCGCTCGCCGTACTTGCCTGGGTGTTCGTCGTCGCCGATCTGCTGCGGCGGCACCGTCCGGCCTGGCACTGGTACGTCACCGGCTACCCGCTCACCGCGTGGCGGGTGCTGCTGACCTGGCGCAAGGTCGCGATGCTCAACGACCTTGCGGTCTCCCGGCGTCCGCCGCGCGGGCTGGTCGGCGACCTGATCGTCAAGGGCGACCCGCTGCGGCCGGTGGCGCCCCGGATCTCGTTCCCGCGGGCTACCCCCATGGGGTTGAGCGTGGCCGTGCGTCTGCACGCGGGGCAGACCCCGGCGACGTTCATGAAGGCGGCCGAAGCGCTCGTGCATGCGTGGAAGGTCCACGCCGTGCGGGTCACCTCGCCGGAACGCGGCCTCGTGCTGTTGACCGCGACGGCCAGCGATCCGCTGGCCCGGCCCGGCTTAGCCTCGGCCCCGGCCGCGCTGCTGTCCGCGCTCATCGGCGCACTGGAGAGCGGCGGGGCCTGGGTGATGGACCTCCGGTTGGTGCCGCACTGGCTGATCGCCGGGGCCACCCGCTCGGGCAAGTCGACCTTGCTGGCCCGGCTGATCACCCAACTCGCCCCGCAGGATGTCGCTCTGGTCGGCATCGACTGCAAGGGCGGCATGGAGCTGGGCTTGTTCGCCGGGCGGTTGAGCGCACTCACGACGTGCAGGCGGGAAGCGGTCGCTGTGCTTGCCGCGCTCGTCGTCGACATGCAGGACCGCATGCGCGATTGCCGGGCGGCGGGAGTCCGCTCGATCTGGGAGCTGCCCGACAAGCTGCGCCCCGTGCCCGTCGTGGTGATCGTCGACGAGCTGGCAGAGCTGTACCTCTCCGACGGCAGTCGGGAGAGCAAGGCAGAGGCGGATCAGTGTTCAACCCTCCTTCTGCGCCTGGCCCAACTCGGTGCCGCCCTGGGCATGCACCTGGTTGTCGCCGGGCAGCGCGTCGGCTCGGACCTCGGGCCCGGCGTCACCGCGCTGCGGGCTCAGCTCGGCGGCCGGATCTGCCATCGGGTCAACGACCCCGGCACGGCGGAGATGACCCTCGGAGACCTCAACAAGGACGCCGTGGCCGTCGCCCAGTCGATCACCGCTGAGGAACAGGGCGTGGCCGTCTGCACCGGCCCGGACGGCGGCTGGAGCCGTGCCCGCTCGCACCTGACGACAACCGAAGAGGCCATGGCCACCGCCCGCAAGCACGCGGCCCTGACCCCGCTCCTGCCCGCCATAGACCGTGCCCTTGCGGCGCCGGGAGGAGACGCCAAGTGA
- a CDS encoding pentapeptide repeat-containing protein, with the protein MSLRIIPEWPTCTVESCEGAQSGGGYERCIAHLSDGQFDAWLAQLAPGSDVHLEHTRISESHFERIKQAVADEEGRPHFGYLCLKKAEVEGSVDLAYARFAEEVDCWGMRTSSYLDLEGARLEKGIKASFIKAPMGVDFYRAKVGGSLNLEGSEIGSRIRVARCQIDGSFLLRGCRTDGDIECYEVKVSGHAYLSNMEAVENVSFRDSTFRSGVQFIYSKTTGGYFNVSGCDFTGLVEFEGLCVAEDFMWEGATFRDEVIFDKGDIAGLVEGACVFRSSVSFGRTIFRSPVMIRACASHVDFGGTRFESGATLLLRYATVRMTGATLGGPTSVIAASRTFVGMFGDVLDESVMSDSGERVKLLDIGSVDASNLTLVDVDLTNCRFAGAFNLDQLRLEGRWTFGAPPSGRIGFTPFGWAKRKVIEEERQWRALESHPKYLRNGWGDPPESMQPDPGVAALMTIYQQLRKGREDAKDEPGANDFYYGEMEMRRHGQNWGMGERWLRQAYWLLSGYGLRASRAFGWLGAAMIITILLMMGIGLPLNSPSQKVTGAIPRGGGEVSLEVDEEGLKNPSGDWFTGKRLEKALNVTLNSVVFRSSGQDLTTSGTYVEMVSRFSEPVLLGLGVLAIRGRLKRGS; encoded by the coding sequence ATGTCTTTGAGGATCATACCGGAATGGCCGACTTGCACAGTGGAAAGTTGTGAAGGCGCCCAGTCGGGAGGCGGATACGAACGGTGTATCGCTCATCTCTCTGACGGGCAATTTGATGCATGGTTGGCACAACTCGCGCCTGGATCTGACGTTCATCTGGAACACACCAGGATCTCGGAGAGTCACTTTGAAAGAATAAAACAAGCTGTCGCCGACGAGGAGGGGAGGCCGCACTTCGGCTATCTCTGCCTCAAGAAGGCGGAAGTCGAAGGAAGTGTGGATCTCGCTTATGCGCGATTCGCTGAAGAAGTCGACTGCTGGGGTATGCGGACCTCTTCTTATCTGGATCTCGAAGGAGCTCGACTTGAAAAGGGGATCAAGGCTAGCTTTATCAAGGCTCCTATGGGTGTTGACTTCTATAGAGCCAAGGTTGGCGGCTCTCTAAATTTGGAAGGCTCAGAGATTGGCAGCCGTATCAGAGTGGCGCGATGTCAAATAGATGGTTCCTTTCTGTTGAGAGGATGCAGGACTGACGGGGATATCGAATGCTATGAAGTCAAGGTGTCCGGACATGCTTATTTGTCGAACATGGAAGCGGTCGAGAACGTATCTTTTCGTGATTCAACATTCAGGAGTGGGGTGCAGTTTATCTATTCGAAAACAACGGGCGGCTACTTCAATGTGTCGGGCTGTGACTTCACTGGACTTGTTGAGTTTGAAGGGCTGTGCGTCGCTGAAGATTTCATGTGGGAGGGGGCAACGTTTCGGGATGAAGTAATATTCGATAAGGGGGATATTGCGGGCCTGGTGGAGGGGGCGTGTGTATTTCGCTCGAGCGTCAGCTTTGGGCGTACTATTTTTCGATCCCCCGTCATGATTCGAGCATGCGCAAGCCACGTCGACTTTGGTGGCACAAGGTTTGAGTCAGGGGCAACGCTGTTGCTGCGTTATGCCACGGTGCGCATGACTGGGGCGACACTCGGCGGTCCGACGAGCGTAATTGCGGCCAGTCGGACGTTTGTAGGAATGTTTGGAGATGTCCTGGATGAATCTGTGATGTCCGATTCGGGCGAAAGGGTAAAGCTGCTCGACATCGGTAGCGTTGATGCGAGCAATTTAACGCTTGTGGACGTCGATTTAACAAATTGTCGATTCGCTGGAGCGTTCAACCTTGATCAGCTCAGACTTGAGGGTCGGTGGACGTTTGGTGCGCCCCCGTCGGGACGTATTGGGTTTACGCCATTCGGTTGGGCGAAGCGTAAGGTGATTGAAGAAGAGCGGCAATGGCGTGCACTGGAAAGTCATCCTAAATATCTGAGAAATGGCTGGGGTGACCCGCCGGAAAGTATGCAGCCCGACCCCGGAGTTGCGGCGCTGATGACCATTTATCAGCAGCTTCGGAAGGGGCGTGAAGACGCGAAGGACGAACCAGGAGCAAACGACTTCTACTACGGTGAGATGGAGATGCGGCGGCATGGTCAAAATTGGGGGATGGGGGAACGTTGGCTGCGTCAAGCCTATTGGCTGCTATCGGGATATGGACTCCGCGCCTCGCGTGCATTCGGCTGGCTTGGCGCGGCCATGATTATCACTATTCTTCTCATGATGGGGATTGGTCTCCCACTTAACTCCCCCAGTCAGAAGGTGACAGGGGCTATTCCGCGTGGTGGGGGAGAGGTGTCCCTTGAGGTTGATGAGGAGGGCTTGAAGAACCCTTCGGGTGACTGGTTCACTGGCAAAAGACTCGAGAAAGCTTTAAACGTCACATTAAACTCTGTGGTATTCCGTTCCAGTGGGCAGGACCTCACCACGTCAGGAACATACGTTGAGATGGTCTCACGGTTTTCTGAGCCGGTTCTGTTAGGCCTTGGTGTTTTGGCGATTCGTGGTCGACTGAAGCGCGGAAGCTGA
- a CDS encoding antibiotic biosynthesis monooxygenase family protein — MSVVKINVLTVPAEQRETLEKRFASRAGSVENSDGFEWFELLRPIEGTDDYLVYTRWRDEESFQAWMEGPMKSAHQGGGDRPKPAASGSTVWSFEVVQQAAPKS; from the coding sequence ATGAGCGTAGTCAAGATCAACGTCCTGACCGTTCCCGCCGAACAGCGGGAAACCCTCGAGAAGCGCTTCGCGTCCCGCGCAGGATCCGTCGAAAACTCGGACGGCTTCGAGTGGTTCGAACTTCTCCGCCCCATCGAGGGCACAGACGACTACCTGGTCTACACGCGCTGGCGTGACGAGGAGTCGTTCCAGGCCTGGATGGAGGGCCCGATGAAGTCGGCCCACCAGGGCGGCGGCGACCGGCCTAAGCCTGCGGCTAGCGGGTCCACGGTGTGGTCTTTCGAGGTCGTGCAGCAGGCAGCACCCAAGAGCTAG
- a CDS encoding DnaJ family domain-containing protein — translation MTERKPPGVNFESWIDKQIREAEERGDFAELPGRGKPLSGDQSTPYDEMWWVKQKLAREGVSYLSPTLTLRKEAEDVIAAAADAPSERMARQLVTELNDKIREALRVPPPGPPLGLTPFDLDEVARTWRERHKERHKD, via the coding sequence ATGACTGAACGCAAGCCACCTGGCGTGAACTTCGAGTCCTGGATCGACAAGCAGATCAGGGAGGCCGAGGAGCGCGGCGACTTCGCCGAGCTGCCGGGCAGGGGCAAGCCTCTGTCGGGCGACCAGAGCACACCGTACGACGAAATGTGGTGGGTCAAGCAGAAGTTGGCCCGCGAAGGCGTCTCCTATCTGTCTCCGACCCTCACCCTGCGCAAGGAGGCCGAGGACGTCATAGCCGCGGCCGCCGACGCCCCGTCCGAACGGATGGCGCGGCAGCTGGTGACGGAGCTCAACGACAAGATCCGCGAGGCGCTGCGCGTGCCGCCACCGGGGCCGCCGCTCGGCCTGACCCCCTTCGACCTGGACGAGGTGGCCCGCACCTGGCGCGAACGCCACAAGGAACGCCACAAGGACTGA
- a CDS encoding GntR family transcriptional regulator, with protein MTEIQRPGALYQQVASAIREAILSGEFEPGAPLPSEAQLIERYQVSRPTVRNAVAALRAEGLVNVRHGKGSFVRSDGQPTVTIERRISRARDGKFVMPSGAVWDEAEEPTPYRGHSTKGSGQLLGIGAEEDLFVCDRLLIDPASGTRAMHRTITPLAVAADIPALGQEPPGPPPMTAYEFMAQAGHKLWWSETVRARMPLPDERTTLRLPDATPILHVARVTHGTDDRPLLLEELRTGADRAELAYRITADKEPARRTRA; from the coding sequence ATGACGGAGATCCAACGCCCCGGAGCCCTCTACCAACAGGTCGCCTCAGCGATCCGGGAAGCGATCCTCTCGGGCGAGTTCGAGCCCGGCGCCCCGCTCCCCTCCGAGGCCCAGCTCATCGAGCGCTACCAGGTCTCCCGCCCCACCGTCCGCAACGCCGTCGCCGCCCTGCGAGCAGAAGGGTTGGTCAACGTCCGCCACGGCAAGGGCAGCTTCGTACGCTCCGACGGCCAGCCCACCGTCACCATCGAACGCCGCATCAGCCGTGCGCGCGACGGGAAGTTCGTCATGCCGAGTGGTGCTGTCTGGGATGAGGCCGAGGAGCCGACCCCGTACCGCGGCCACTCGACGAAGGGCAGCGGCCAGTTGCTCGGCATCGGTGCAGAGGAAGATCTCTTCGTCTGCGACAGGCTGCTCATCGACCCCGCGAGCGGCACCCGAGCCATGCACCGCACGATCACCCCGCTCGCCGTCGCGGCGGACATTCCTGCCCTCGGCCAGGAGCCGCCGGGCCCGCCCCCGATGACCGCGTACGAGTTCATGGCGCAGGCCGGGCACAAGCTGTGGTGGTCCGAGACGGTCCGCGCCCGCATGCCGCTCCCTGACGAGCGGACCACTCTCCGACTGCCGGACGCGACACCGATCCTGCACGTCGCCCGCGTCACGCACGGCACAGACGACCGCCCGCTGCTCCTCGAAGAACTCCGCACCGGTGCGGACCGTGCCGAACTCGCCTACCGGATCACCGCCGACAAGGAGCCCGCGCGGCGCACCCGAGCCTGA
- a CDS encoding ATP-binding protein, which yields MNAPDSRRLANTSAVPAARAQEQVPVGGRFRALTLFAESPDSVRGSRQMVSACLRDWGLARLVDDAQLVVSELVGNVVHHVVPDDCLSRPGAARRIDVVLKMWPKWLFIGVADEDSTPPDLPVGEFVSPELAGELCAAVLPDTGRGLFIVHRLVDAVWWEPGEVGGKTVWCRFDLAPGSADGVT from the coding sequence ATGAACGCGCCGGACAGCAGACGCCTAGCGAACACTTCAGCGGTGCCCGCTGCTCGCGCTCAGGAGCAGGTACCGGTCGGCGGGCGCTTCCGTGCGCTGACGCTCTTCGCCGAGTCTCCGGACTCCGTGCGCGGCTCGCGCCAAATGGTGAGCGCATGTCTCCGGGACTGGGGACTTGCCCGCCTCGTCGATGACGCTCAACTGGTCGTCTCAGAGTTGGTCGGAAACGTCGTGCATCACGTCGTGCCGGACGACTGCTTGTCGCGGCCCGGTGCCGCGCGGCGTATCGACGTAGTCCTCAAGATGTGGCCGAAGTGGCTGTTCATCGGGGTGGCCGATGAGGACTCGACGCCGCCTGATCTGCCGGTGGGTGAGTTCGTCTCCCCCGAACTGGCAGGTGAGTTGTGCGCGGCGGTGTTGCCGGACACAGGGCGCGGTCTGTTCATCGTGCACCGCCTCGTCGATGCCGTGTGGTGGGAGCCGGGTGAGGTGGGCGGCAAGACCGTTTGGTGCCGGTTCGACCTCGCCCCGGGCTCTGCCGACGGGGTGACGTAG
- a CDS encoding aminoglycoside phosphotransferase family protein: MAADAAQGSEEAFTSTVATRVMVAACQAAGLDARDAELIRLGENALFRLASVPVIVRVARGTQWLPKARTEVGVSRWLTSEGFPAARVVEDLEQPLLIDGHPVTFWHLIVEGGRRATYGELGGVLRDLHSLTVPDGLQLPSFEPFDKQELRLDRAVIPEDDKVFLRKRARELRDRFAELRFETPKGPVHGDAHVQNLMVDAQGQVILIDFEAFCFDHPEWDLMVTATEHHSLGWQTDEQYADFVGAYGRDLYDWDGYETLRGLQEFGMTTWLMQNVQEDERTAAEYRRRIAGLRNDDAPRDWRPDGAW; encoded by the coding sequence ATGGCGGCTGACGCTGCTCAGGGTTCGGAAGAGGCGTTCACATCCACGGTGGCGACGCGGGTGATGGTTGCCGCATGCCAAGCCGCGGGACTCGACGCCAGAGACGCGGAGTTGATCCGGCTCGGGGAGAACGCGCTGTTTCGGCTGGCCTCTGTGCCAGTGATCGTGCGTGTGGCCCGCGGGACACAGTGGCTACCCAAAGCCCGTACCGAAGTAGGTGTCTCGCGCTGGCTGACCTCTGAAGGGTTCCCTGCCGCTCGTGTCGTCGAGGACCTGGAACAGCCCCTCCTGATCGACGGGCACCCTGTGACGTTCTGGCATCTGATCGTCGAAGGAGGTCGGAGGGCAACGTACGGCGAGCTCGGCGGTGTCCTGCGGGATCTGCACTCGCTGACTGTGCCGGATGGCCTTCAACTGCCTTCGTTCGAGCCCTTCGACAAGCAGGAGCTGCGGCTCGATCGGGCCGTGATCCCGGAGGATGACAAGGTCTTCCTCCGGAAGCGTGCGCGGGAACTGCGGGACAGGTTCGCCGAGTTGCGGTTCGAGACACCGAAGGGGCCCGTACACGGTGACGCGCATGTGCAGAACCTCATGGTGGACGCTCAGGGGCAAGTGATCCTGATCGACTTCGAAGCCTTCTGCTTCGATCATCCGGAATGGGACCTGATGGTCACGGCCACGGAGCATCACAGCCTTGGGTGGCAGACCGATGAGCAGTATGCCGACTTCGTGGGCGCCTACGGTCGCGACCTGTACGACTGGGACGGGTACGAGACGCTGCGGGGCCTGCAAGAGTTCGGCATGACGACCTGGCTCATGCAGAACGTGCAGGAGGATGAGCGCACGGCAGCTGAGTACCGGCGGCGTATAGCAGGGCTGCGCAACGACGACGCGCCCCGGGACTGGCGTCCTGACGGTGCCTGGTAG
- a CDS encoding SCO3933 family regulatory protein, translating into MQSIPVDTARLGVLRCAIAPEAKISNSETQEVKKDRDGNTVYTVAVTVRQDRRRISVIEIAVSGEPNGIQEGQVVKVTGLVAFAWAMGDRHGVSFRADAVTPVSGAPAAGPAKAAGGA; encoded by the coding sequence ATGCAGTCCATTCCCGTGGACACGGCACGACTGGGCGTACTGCGGTGCGCCATCGCGCCCGAAGCGAAGATCAGCAACTCCGAGACACAGGAGGTCAAGAAGGACCGGGACGGCAACACCGTCTACACCGTGGCGGTCACCGTGCGGCAGGACCGGCGGCGTATCTCCGTGATCGAGATCGCCGTCTCCGGCGAACCGAACGGGATCCAGGAGGGCCAAGTCGTCAAGGTCACCGGCCTGGTGGCGTTCGCCTGGGCGATGGGCGACCGACACGGTGTCAGCTTCCGCGCCGACGCGGTCACCCCGGTGAGCGGCGCTCCGGCTGCGGGCCCGGCCAAGGCTGCGGGCGGTGCCTGA
- a CDS encoding antibiotic biosynthesis monooxygenase family protein — protein MSIVKINALTVPEEQREVLEKRFSARAGSVENSDGFEWFELLRPQQVR, from the coding sequence ATGAGCATCGTGAAGATCAACGCCCTCACCGTCCCCGAGGAACAGCGCGAAGTCCTGGAGAAGCGCTTCTCCGCCCGCGCGGGCTCGGTGGAGAACTCCGACGGCTTCGAATGGTTCGAACTGCTGCGCCCGCAACAGGTGCGTTGA